Genomic DNA from Verrucomicrobiia bacterium:
TATTGATCTCCGACGGATCAATATCCAGGTGTACAATAGTGCCGGTTTCGCAGAACTTATCCACCCTGCCTGTGACGCGGTCATCGAAGCGCACACCGAAAGCCAGCAGCAAATCGGCTCCGGGCGCGATTTGATTCATTGGGTCGGTGAAGCTTTTGCGCCGCTCGAACTCGCCGTTGACGGCCCAATTGGCAAAAGCCGCCCCATGCATCCCGAGCCAGCGCAAGGAGAGGCGGTGCGACTCCGGAAATGCCCCGCAACCCATGATGGTGGTGGTGACCGGAATTTGGGCGGCTTCGGCAAACCGGCGCAGTTCATCGCTCGCGTTGCCGGTAATAATGCCACCCCCGGCATAGAAGAGAGGCCGCTCGGATTTTTCGATCAGCCCGATAATCTCGTTCAGCTCGATGTCACTGGCCTTTCGCGCGGGGTTATAACCCCGCATGTGGACCTCGCTTGGGAAGACCGGTTGGGTACGCGCCTGCTGGACGTTTTTGGGCAGGTCGATCAGCACCGGCCCGGGCCGGCCCGTTTGCGCGATGTGAAACGCTTCTTTCACAACGCGCGGAATATCGTTGATGTCGGTAATCAAATAGCTGTGCTTCACCACCGGCAGGGTCATACCGTAAATATCAGTCTCCTGGAACCCCCCTTTGCCGATCATGGCCTGGGGCACCTGGCCGGTAATGGCTACCAACGGCACCGAGTCCATATAGGCGTCCGCGATGCCGGTGACGAGGTTGGTCGCCCCGGGCCCGCTGGTCGCCATGCACACCCCGGCCCGGCCAGTCGCCCGCGCGTAACCATCGGCCGCAAAGGCGCCTCCTTGCTCGTGCCGCGGCAGAACCGTGCGGATTTTCTTCGAGCGGGTTAGTGCCTGGTGAATTTCCATGCTCGCTCCGCCGGGATAGGCGAAGATGGTATCCACCCCTTCTCGTTCGAGGGCGTTCACGAGGATTTCGCTGCCGGACATGGGTGGCCCAAGCTCCACGCCTTTGTCGGCGGCTTTACTGGCGGTCTTTATAGTTTTGTTCATGTTCTGTTTGCAATTGCGGCTGAGCCCCGAGTTTTTCCGGGAGAGCGGTCGCAAGTGCATAAAAAAACCCACGACCGTTTCCAGCCGTGGGTTTTTGTCGAAATCCAGTTCAGCTTCGACAAAGCCCTACGGCGTCGTCACTTACGACGACGACCAGCAACAGAGCAACTTGCCGAATGCTTAACACAACTAACACCTTAATAAAAGGGCCCTGGCGGGTCAAGAAGATCTGCAAAAAATTAATCTCCTTCAGAGTCCCAGGAGCTTTTCCAGTTCGGGTTTGATGAAGACCAGGTCAATCGCACCTCGCACTACCCCGCCAATCAGCCAAGGGTTGAGGCCCGCTTCCTTTATCATCTCGCGGAGACGAACGCGCAAGCGGTCGCGGACCTGCTCGCGGAGCGGGCGGTCCATCTGCTCGAGCTTCAGCCCGTTGAGCGCCGTATCAATGGGCCGAATCGTCTCGGGTGTGTACTGTATCGGCCCAAAGGAGGTCTCTTGCTGAAGGAACTGCTGCGCCTTCTGGCGGCCAAGATCGTAATCATGGTCCCGATAGCGCCGGTCGAAAAATCCCGCAAAGGCGCAAAGCTCGGCCCCAGCCAATTCGTTCTGGCCGGCGGTGATGCCAAAGATGGTCATCTCGTCGCGAGAGGCAAGGCTGGCTGCCTTTTCCAAAGTCAGAATCGAATCGATCCAAACATCGCGCGTTGTTGCGGGCAGTCGGTTGTAATCGGACAGGAATTGTGCGCGCAGTCGAGCGCGGGCTTGATCGAGGGTCTCCGGCGCACGCCCGTTGCTCACCGGTGATTCGGTGGAGAACAAGCCGGGGAGCAGGGCGCTGGCCGCGTGTTGCAGAACAGCGGCGCGCTGATTGGCTTCGGGAAGGGGCTCGCGCAGCCAATCCCGCAGTTGCTCGGCCCGCCGGTTGAAGAGCGCCACTTGCGAGTTCACCGCTTCGGCCGTCACCCAATCCTGAAAACGCGCCTGGTCGAAAATCGAGCCGGCCAGGCGCAGGGCCGTATTGCGGAAATTGGCCTGGCCGGCATTGAATGAGCCGCTGGCGGTCGAGGTCTTTGGACCGTGCGCAATGAACAGGTAGAAGCGGTTATCGACATCGAGATGGCCATCGATTTGATCGACCAGGTTTTTGGCCAGGCCCAATGGTTCGTTTTGAAACGTGCCTCCGTCCGTGTAGGCGAAAGCGCAGGCGCCGGTCAGGGGTGTAATGGGAGCTGGGTTGGTGTAGTCGGCGGCCTGGCGTTGCACCTCAATGACCCGGAACGCAAAGGGAAATGCGCCGCAGGATACTGCCGCGTTGCGCAGGGGGTCCCAAACCGCAAGAGCATCGTCCTGTGCATTCATCGCATCGAGGCGGACAGCCAGTTGATCCTGATGGCGCGTATAGATGAATTGTCCGGCAGGCCGGAGGGCGAGGCCGCAATCGACTCCGTTGAGGTTGGCCAGCGCCAGCCCCAGGTGCAACCGGGCCGCGCAGGCCGAGTGGCGAATGGGCGCAGGCGACGGCCCATTTTCGTAGCGAGCTGTGAGATAGCGCTTGGAAATATCAATTACAGATTGGGATGAGAAGATGGATTGGGACGGGTCATCCTGCCCATGCATCGCCAGGAGGGATTCAAGGTCCGCATCGATCACCCATGGGCTGTAGAGGGCATTCGAATAGGGACCGTCCAGGGAATTTCTTTCAAACAAGAGCTTCTGGGCCGCAATGGTCGCACTCATGCCACCCGCCGAGGCGCCAGTGAGCACGTCGATGAAGAGCCTGCGTTCGGCGGGTGTGTCCGGGTTTTGGTTGTGCTGGCCGATGGCGTGAATGATTTCATAAAGCACGCCGGCCTCGAAACTGCCGAGCGATACCGCCCCCGAGATTGTGATGGCAAGGCGCTTGGACATGAGAGGTGCGGACTTTCAAATCCGCGGACTGAGGAACCGCATCATGCTGTCACCGTGCCGAAGGGTTTTTTCCTCATGCCATTTGTGTGGAATGGTGAGGGTGTCGCGCCGGGCATGACCCAGGACGAAAAGGCCGCCCGGGCAAAACAGTTGAGGCAAATTGGCATCATCCAACAAGTGCTGGGCCTGCGAGGTCGAGCGCCGATTGAGATTCTTTTCGCCATAAGGCGGGTCGGCGATAATGAAATCGAAACGTTCTCCCGCCGCCGCCAGTTGGCCCACCGCCGCAAAGGCGTCCTGCACGCGGACCTGGAAGGTTTCCGGTCCAAAACCGGTATTTTGGAAATTATCTCGCAGGACATCCGCATGGCGCGAAGATTTCTCGACGCAGACAACCGAAAGGGCGCCCCGGCTGAGGCATTCAAGGCTGAGCGCGCCGGTGCCGGCAAACAGTTCGAGAACGCGCGCCCCGGCCACGCGCGCCCCGAGGCTATTAAAGACCGCCTGTTTCACCAGGTCGGGCGTCGGCCGGACCTCAAGGCCCTTGGGCGCTTTCAGCAGCCTCCGCGCGGCTTTGCCACCAGTAATGCGCATGAGGGACTTTAGCCCGAAGGGGTGAAGTGCAGAGCCAGCCAGAACACCAAGTCGCGCGTCCAGGGATGCCTGGCCGCCGGATTCCATTTGGCGGTGCCTAATCCCATCCCGTGCCCGCCTTTTTGATAGATGTGCAAATCGAAAGGCACACCGGCTCGGCGCAGCGCTTCGGCGAACAGCAGGGCATTCTCGACAGGCACGACAGGGTCTTCCCAGGTGTGCCAGATGAAACAAGGCGGGGTCTCCTTGGTCACCTGCGTCTCGTTTGATAAGAATCGCACCAGCTCCGGAGAAGGATTGTCTCCCAATAAATTATGTTTCGTCCCTTGGTGGGTGTATTGGCCCATCGTAATGACGGCGTAACAGAGAATCCCCAGGTCCGGGCGTGAACTCTGGCGCTCGATTGGGTCGGTGGCATCCGGCTTGCCGTAGTCAAAGTGAGTCAACAACGTCGAGGCCAGATGTCCCCCGGCAGAAGAGCCCATAATTCCAATGCGATGGGGGTCTAGATTCCATTCTCGCGCCCGGGCACGCACGGTGCGCAGGGCGCGGGCCGCGTCTTCGAGCATGGCCGGATGGCGGTATCCTGCCGAGCCCAGGCGATACTTCAGAACAAAACCGGCGATGCCCTGTTCGTTGAGGAAGCGCGCGTAATCGACCCCTTCATGCGATGCGAGCATACCGTAACCACCCCCCGGGCAAATCACGATGGCAGCGCCGTTGGCCTTCGCCGGCTCCGGCAAATACGGCGTCAAAGTCGGGATGTCCTTCTCCTCTTTCCCTAATGCGCCCGGAGCCCCGTTCGGCCAGAGAGGAAACGATTCCGCAGCCAGGGAAGAGAGTACGCACGATAATCCGAGAA
This window encodes:
- a CDS encoding patatin-like phospholipase family protein produces the protein MSKRLAITISGAVSLGSFEAGVLYEIIHAIGQHNQNPDTPAERRLFIDVLTGASAGGMSATIAAQKLLFERNSLDGPYSNALYSPWVIDADLESLLAMHGQDDPSQSIFSSQSVIDISKRYLTARYENGPSPAPIRHSACAARLHLGLALANLNGVDCGLALRPAGQFIYTRHQDQLAVRLDAMNAQDDALAVWDPLRNAAVSCGAFPFAFRVIEVQRQAADYTNPAPITPLTGACAFAYTDGGTFQNEPLGLAKNLVDQIDGHLDVDNRFYLFIAHGPKTSTASGSFNAGQANFRNTALRLAGSIFDQARFQDWVTAEAVNSQVALFNRRAEQLRDWLREPLPEANQRAAVLQHAASALLPGLFSTESPVSNGRAPETLDQARARLRAQFLSDYNRLPATTRDVWIDSILTLEKAASLASRDEMTIFGITAGQNELAGAELCAFAGFFDRRYRDHDYDLGRQKAQQFLQQETSFGPIQYTPETIRPIDTALNGLKLEQMDRPLREQVRDRLRVRLREMIKEAGLNPWLIGGVVRGAIDLVFIKPELEKLLGL
- the ilvB gene encoding biosynthetic-type acetolactate synthase large subunit, which encodes MNKTIKTASKAADKGVELGPPMSGSEILVNALEREGVDTIFAYPGGASMEIHQALTRSKKIRTVLPRHEQGGAFAADGYARATGRAGVCMATSGPGATNLVTGIADAYMDSVPLVAITGQVPQAMIGKGGFQETDIYGMTLPVVKHSYLITDINDIPRVVKEAFHIAQTGRPGPVLIDLPKNVQQARTQPVFPSEVHMRGYNPARKASDIELNEIIGLIEKSERPLFYAGGGIITGNASDELRRFAEAAQIPVTTTIMGCGAFPESHRLSLRWLGMHGAAFANWAVNGEFERRKSFTDPMNQIAPGADLLLAFGVRFDDRVTGRVDKFCETGTIVHLDIDPSEINKNKPANLPIVSDVKCALGRLLQMVTERPIEKKFTAWHKQLESWKAKAPFGYVVSDEVMKSQHMRDHLKGREKEVILPQMAIEALYELTHGEAIITTGVGQHQMWAAQFYKFKSPRQLLTSAGLGAMGYGYPAALGAKVACPNRQVVDIDGDGSFLMNVQELATAHIEKIAAKAIILNNQHLGMVMQWEDKFYKGNRGHTYLGDPDNRQQIYPDYVAVCNSFNVKCERVVYRKDLRPALQRMLDAEEPYVLDIVVPYTEHVLPFIPAGKTVADMIWQA
- a CDS encoding RsmD family RNA methyltransferase → MRITGGKAARRLLKAPKGLEVRPTPDLVKQAVFNSLGARVAGARVLELFAGTGALSLECLSRGALSVVCVEKSSRHADVLRDNFQNTGFGPETFQVRVQDAFAAVGQLAAAGERFDFIIADPPYGEKNLNRRSTSQAQHLLDDANLPQLFCPGGLFVLGHARRDTLTIPHKWHEEKTLRHGDSMMRFLSPRI
- a CDS encoding alpha/beta hydrolase, whose translation is MKTAFVFLFLGLSCVLSSLAAESFPLWPNGAPGALGKEEKDIPTLTPYLPEPAKANGAAIVICPGGGYGMLASHEGVDYARFLNEQGIAGFVLKYRLGSAGYRHPAMLEDAARALRTVRARAREWNLDPHRIGIMGSSAGGHLASTLLTHFDYGKPDATDPIERQSSRPDLGILCYAVITMGQYTHQGTKHNLLGDNPSPELVRFLSNETQVTKETPPCFIWHTWEDPVVPVENALLFAEALRRAGVPFDLHIYQKGGHGMGLGTAKWNPAARHPWTRDLVFWLALHFTPSG